TTTATCATATTGGTGCCGTTAGTTTTTTCCATTGCGAGCAAAGCAAAACTTCCATTGCTATATGTTGCCATACCAATGGCTGCATCATTATCTACCACGCATTGTTTTCTTCCGCCGCATCCAAGTCCTGTTTTTCTGGTAAATGCATTTAATGCAGATATGGGAAAAACATTGATCTATGGTTTGCTCATCACAATACCTGTTGTAATAGTGGCGGGTCCTGTTTTAGGTCGTGTGTTGCAACGTATTGAAGTAAAAATTGCAGGAACATTTCTTTCTCCACAACAAACTCCTGAACGGGAATTGCCGGCTGCATTTCCAAGTTTTTTAATTGGCTTGTTGCCTGTGTTGTTGATTACATTGGCTGTAATTGCTGATAATTTTTTGCCCGATCAATTGTTGAAGAAAATAATTCTTTTCATTGGCGATACAACTATCGCATTATTATTAACTGTTTTTATTGCGATCTGGTACTTCGGTATCAGGGCGGGCAAAACGATGGAAACAACAATGAAATGGCTTGCTGATGCAATTGCAGGTATTGCTCTTATCTTATTGATCATTACAGCAGGTGGTGTCTTTAAGCAAGTGTTGCAAGACAGTGGTACTGATAAATACATTGCTTCATTCAGTGGTAAATGGCAAATGCCGCCGCTTATTTTCGGATGGGTGGTGACTGCATTGTTACGTGTTGCAATTGGTTCTGCTACCGTTGCGGGCATTACAGCTGCAGGTGTGGTTACTCCTTTAGTAGCGTCGGGAGTTGTGTCACCAGAACTGATGGTGTTGGCTGTAGGAACGGGCAGTGTATTTGGATCTCATATTAATGATTCCGGTTTCTGGATGTTCAAAGAGTTTTTTAATCTTACACTCAAACAAACATTTTTATCGTGGACGGTAATGGAAACGCTCATTTCCATTTTGGGATTGCTGGGTGTTTTGCTGCTAAACTATTTTATTTGATTGTACTATTAGTTAAACAGTCTGTATATCCTGCACAACCTGTTTAATCTTATTCAAAGCAGATGTAATTTCCTCTTCAGTTGTAAAACGTCCCAAACTAAAACGTATAGAACCAATCGCCAGTTCATCTTTCAAACCCATTGCTTTTAATACATGCGATGGTTCTGCTGATGCAGAAGTACATGCTGATCCTGATGATACAGCAATATGTTTACTCAATTGGCCGATAAGTTGTGCAGCAGCAGCAAAATCAAACGAAACATTTGCTACATGCGGAAGTAAAAAGTTTTTACCGCCATTAAGTTTGACGCATCCAAGCGCCAGTAATCCATTCAACAATTGATCACGCAGTTGTTCAATTCGTAAACTATCTACCTGCATATCTAACAAACAAACGTCGCATGCTTTTCCCAAGCCAACAATACCGGGCACATTCAATGTTCCGCTACGCAAACCTTTTTCATGACCACCACCATACAAAAGTGGACTCAGTTTTACTCTTGGATTTTTTCTCCGCACATACAAAGCACCTACTCCTTTCGGACCATAAAGTTTATGTGCCGATAAAGCCAACAGATCAATATCCTCTTTCAACACATCAACCGGAACTTTTCCTACTGCCTGCGTGGCATCACTAAAAAAAAGCACGCCCGCTTTTTTGGCAATTGATGACATCTCTTTTATGGGAAACAAAACACCTGTTTCATTATTGGCATACATCGCTGCAATCAAAATTGTTTCAGCATGTATATTTTTTTCAAGCAGAGAAAGATCGGGCAGGCCCTTTTCATCAACAGGAAGATAAGTTACGATAGCACCCTGTTTTTCTAAATAAGCACAGGTATCCAACACTGCTTTATGTTCAGTGTGGTAGGTAATAATATGTTTCCCTTTTGATTGATAAGTTTCATAAACACCCCGCAATGCAAGATTAACAGCTTCAGTTGCTCCCGAAGTGAAGATGAGTTCTGACGGATCAGCGCCTATCAGTTTGGCAACCCTCTCCCTGCCTATCGTCACCGCTTCTTCCGCCACCCATCCATACGCATGGGTTCTACTGGCTGCATTTCCAAATTGATTGGTAAAGTAAGGCAGCATTTCGTCCAAAACCCTTGGATCGCAGGGAGTTGTGGCATTATAGTCGAGATAGATGGGGTTCTGCATACTTATATGAGCTGCAAATTAGAACATAAATAGAACCATTGGCATAACTGTGCGGCTCTTGCAGGCACATTCTTGCCGAATTCGAACCCTTTTTTAACATCCTTGCTAAAAAGCATCAACTACCTTTGCACTGCTCCACCAACCAACAGGCGCTACCACAAAACACTTAGTTCCGAAACAACTCTGCTGCCTGAGATACTATTTTTCACATTAAATCGTTACCGGCTATGAGTTTGGTGAAAGCGAAACATTTATTATTTTTAAAAATCCAACATCCGTTAAACCTCTTAACTATGAAACTATTCCGTACCAACCTGCTGTATATTGCTATTACGGCACTTATCACATTACAAATACCAATCGCAATTGCCGGTAACAGTCCTGAGGCCGGAACTCTTACGCATTATCTAAAAGAAACAAAGGAAGCCGCTAAGGTAGAAATGAATGCAGAAGAAATGATCGCTGCAAAGGCGGATAGCATTTATGACACACTACATCTCTTACAAGCGGGTTTGCAGGAAGAAGCATTTGAACTGGCGTATGAAGGCTACTATAAACTTTTAGAGCAAGGTAAAATGTCGAAAAAAGATGTTTTAACGATTGCTGATTTCTCGAAACCATCTTCTGAAAAGCGCTTGTTTGTAATTGATATGGAAAAAGGAAAGATCCTTTTTCATACACTCGTTGCACATGGCCGTAACAGCGGGCTTGTTTATGCAACAGAATTTTCGAACAAATTTGAATCAAATAAAAGCAGCCTTGGATTTTACCTCACCATGCAAACGTATTATGGTGGGAAAGGTTATGCTTTACGGCTTCAAGGTTTAGAAAAAGGAATTAATGACAATGCGTTTGAAAGGGCTATTGTATTGCATGGTTCAGATTATGTAACAAGCCAGTTCGCGAACAGCAATGGCTATTTAGGTCGTAGCCTTGGTTGCCCTGCTGTGCCAACAAAACAAACAAAACCTATCATTAACAGCATTAAAAACGGAAGTCTTTTATTTATTTATCACCCAACTGAAGAATACAAATCAAAGTCAACGATACTGAACAGTTAACGCTGTTCAATCTTTTTAACCAATTGAGATTCGAGTTCCTGATGATGAAAAGCCCTGGCATTCCTGCCGGGGTTTTTTAATGTACGATCATCCATGCAACTAGCTGAATGACGATGCCGGCAATAAGACCGGTATAAATTTCGACCGGTTTATGATCACTAACTATCAACCGGCTGCTGCATGTAACACCGGCAATAAGTATTGCTACCAATAAGGAAAATACATCATCTAATTTATTTGCAAAAACCAGGAGTATAAAAAAAGCTGCCATGCCGCCAACGCCAAGCGCATGCATACTTACCTTCATATAATTATTAATGATGAGCGAAGCACTGGACGCAACAAATGCACTTAATAAAAATGCACGCAATTCTGTTGGGTCTCCTAATTGTTTTGACACATAATAAGTCCAGAAGAAAAAAGTAATGCAAGCAACATATGGAATGATACGGTCTTTCTGTGTAGGCAATTGAATTGATTGAATAAACCCAAGTCCTTTCAACAGCAATACAGTTACGATCGGTAAAAAAATACTAGTACCGAACACCCGCAAAAAATAAATGATTCTTGTTTCAGGATCAACACCAAGAAATACATGATTGTTTTGATATAAAAGATACAGTACCACCCAACCAATAATAAAAAGCGGGTGAAATACATACGAAAAGATCAATGCAGGAATTCTCAACGCAGCCGGGTATTTTCCAGGAGTTGTATCCAGGCTCCCTTCTTCATTAATCACCAAATGTTCCGCCATAGTT
The DNA window shown above is from Lacibacter sp. H375 and carries:
- a CDS encoding cysteine desulfurase family protein; this translates as MQNPIYLDYNATTPCDPRVLDEMLPYFTNQFGNAASRTHAYGWVAEEAVTIGRERVAKLIGADPSELIFTSGATEAVNLALRGVYETYQSKGKHIITYHTEHKAVLDTCAYLEKQGAIVTYLPVDEKGLPDLSLLEKNIHAETILIAAMYANNETGVLFPIKEMSSIAKKAGVLFFSDATQAVGKVPVDVLKEDIDLLALSAHKLYGPKGVGALYVRRKNPRVKLSPLLYGGGHEKGLRSGTLNVPGIVGLGKACDVCLLDMQVDSLRIEQLRDQLLNGLLALGCVKLNGGKNFLLPHVANVSFDFAAAAQLIGQLSKHIAVSSGSACTSASAEPSHVLKAMGLKDELAIGSIRFSLGRFTTEEEITSALNKIKQVVQDIQTV
- a CDS encoding murein L,D-transpeptidase catalytic domain family protein, which produces MKLFRTNLLYIAITALITLQIPIAIAGNSPEAGTLTHYLKETKEAAKVEMNAEEMIAAKADSIYDTLHLLQAGLQEEAFELAYEGYYKLLEQGKMSKKDVLTIADFSKPSSEKRLFVIDMEKGKILFHTLVAHGRNSGLVYATEFSNKFESNKSSLGFYLTMQTYYGGKGYALRLQGLEKGINDNAFERAIVLHGSDYVTSQFANSNGYLGRSLGCPAVPTKQTKPIINSIKNGSLLFIYHPTEEYKSKSTILNS
- a CDS encoding gluconate:H+ symporter, which produces MELLVIFLAICLQIFLTYKKVSPFLSLLLVAILAGLFLGMEPMQVIKSIEKGVGNTLGGLALIICLGAILGKVLEAGGAAEKISTTLINGFGQKNIQWAVLLTGFLIGIPLYYNAGFIILVPLVFSIASKAKLPLLYVAIPMAASLSTTHCFLPPHPSPVFLVNAFNADMGKTLIYGLLITIPVVIVAGPVLGRVLQRIEVKIAGTFLSPQQTPERELPAAFPSFLIGLLPVLLITLAVIADNFLPDQLLKKIILFIGDTTIALLLTVFIAIWYFGIRAGKTMETTMKWLADAIAGIALILLIITAGGVFKQVLQDSGTDKYIASFSGKWQMPPLIFGWVVTALLRVAIGSATVAGITAAGVVTPLVASGVVSPELMVLAVGTGSVFGSHINDSGFWMFKEFFNLTLKQTFLSWTVMETLISILGLLGVLLLNYFI